From the genome of Corallococcus macrosporus DSM 14697:
CCAGCCGCGGCCGTCGGTGGGGCGTGAACGTCGATGGACGCGAACGGGTCCTTCCCCGCGGACGGAGGAAGCGCAGGCGCCGCCGCAGGACTCGTCGCCGCGTGGATGTCGACGGCCGCGAATGGGTCCTTACCGGGCGGAGGAAGCCCGGGCGCCGCCACAGGACTCGCCGCCGCGTGGATATCGATGTCCGCGAACGGGTCCTTCCCCGGTGGCGGAGGACGCCCAGGCGCCGCCGCAGGACTCGCCGCCGCATGGATATCGATGCCCGCGAACGGGTCCTTACCGGGCGGAGGACGCCCAGGCGCCGCGGCAGGCCCCGCCGCTGAGTGCATATCGATGGCCGCGAACGGGTCCTTGCCCGGGGGCGGAGGAAGCCCCGGCGCCGCGGCAGGCCCCGCCGCTGAGTGCATATCGATGGCCGCGAACGGGTCCTTGCCCGGGGGCGGAGGAAGCCCCGGCGCCGCGGCTGGAACCGGCGCGTCGTCGATGTCGATGGACGCGAACGGGTCGTTCTCCACCGGCGGCGGCGCCCCAGCCGCTGACGGCATCGCCGCCGCATCGTCGATGTCGATGGACGCGAACGGGTCCTCCCCGCCATACGCGGGTGGAGCCGAGGACGGCGGCGCGCTCGGACGCATCGCCCCGAGGGCCACCGCCGCCGCTGGCGCGCCTCCCCGAGGGGGCGCCACGGCGCTCCGGCGAAGCGCGTTCGCCGCCGCGGGCCCGGCCGAAGCCGGGGGGCCCAGGAGGTCCGAGAACGGGTCCGCCTCGGGCACCGGCGGCGGCGGAACAGGGTTCTTTCGGGCCGTGGCCGGAGACACGGACGCGCCGTCGAACTCGGGCACGGGCGGCAAGGACCGGTCCTCGCCCCCAACAGGGGCCCCCCGAGGGCCCGGCGTCGGCGAGGGGGCGCCGGCCGCCGCGGGCATCGCGGCCGGCGGGCGCCCCGGATTCCCAGGCGCTGGGACCACGAAGGCCCCCGGCGGCGTGCTGCCACGGGTCGGCGGCGGCACGGGCTCGGGCGCCTGCGCGGCGGGGGGGAGCGGAATCCGAGTAACGCGCGTGGGCTCCTGGAAGACGCCGTCCTCCGCGTCCAGGTCCCCGTCCATGGCGTTCCAGCTCGGCGGAGGGGGACTGGGCCGGGCCGGCAGCGGCCTGCTCGCCTCGACGCCCAGCTCGAAGTAGCCCGGCTTGGTCACCTCCACCATCTTGGGGTCTGGCGCGACCCCGAAGCGGGCAAAAGGGTCCACCTGCCCGTCCGAGGAGGGGGCTGGCGGCTCGCCCGGAGCGGCGGCAGCGGCCTCTCGGGTGACCCGGAACGTGTTCTGGCACTTGGTGCAGCGGACCTTGACCCCCTTCTCGGTCACCTTCTCGTCGGGGATCTTGAACCGCGTCTGGCACCGCTCACACTTGACGATCATTCAGCAGGCCCGGCAGGAACCACGAGTATAGGACGACGGGGGTGGGCACGGCGAGCCGGGTTCACGTTGCTTGCTCGCCCCCAACCCCCTCTGCTACGAGAATCGCCCCTGCGAGACTCAGGCGGGGCACGTGGCTTGAAGTCGAGCCCAAAAGGGGCGGAGAGACACATGAGCGAGGCTGAGCAAGCAGGTGCTCCGAGCAAGGAGCCGAAGATCATCAAGCGGTACACGAACCGGAAGCTCTACGACACCGTGGAGAGCCGGTACGTCACCCTTGATGAGATCGCAGCGATGATCAAGGAGGGCACCGAGGTCCGGATTGTCGACAACCGGACCAAGGAGGACCTGACCTCCGTCACCCTCGCGC
Proteins encoded in this window:
- a CDS encoding zinc-ribbon domain-containing protein, producing the protein MIVKCERCQTRFKIPDEKVTEKGVKVRCTKCQNTFRVTREAAAAAPGEPPAPSSDGQVDPFARFGVAPDPKMVEVTKPGYFELGVEASRPLPARPSPPPPSWNAMDGDLDAEDGVFQEPTRVTRIPLPPAAQAPEPVPPPTRGSTPPGAFVVPAPGNPGRPPAAMPAAAGAPSPTPGPRGAPVGGEDRSLPPVPEFDGASVSPATARKNPVPPPPVPEADPFSDLLGPPASAGPAAANALRRSAVAPPRGGAPAAAVALGAMRPSAPPSSAPPAYGGEDPFASIDIDDAAAMPSAAGAPPPVENDPFASIDIDDAPVPAAAPGLPPPPGKDPFAAIDMHSAAGPAAAPGLPPPPGKDPFAAIDMHSAAGPAAAPGRPPPGKDPFAGIDIHAAASPAAAPGRPPPPGKDPFADIDIHAAASPVAAPGLPPPGKDPFAAVDIHAATSPAAAPALPPSAGKDPFASIDVHAPPTAAAGRGLAPAGQDPFASLGAAPAAAPGVAGPPGAAPFLSSDEAGGAGAAHGVSPGAALTPSANARDLFDLGSDVGGQGEDSGLLPTDTGRAALFGTSEGEGPLAADEGPGISLLGDVPPMEDAQAFGVTLGRVGSQSGIQREVLDMDGLPSKPVVTVAKPTARPEDVGIPQSRPLSRFRKVLAFTANLVLATALVAVLGTVGRAYLRDGRLDLSALSLDSLRALFVPAPEPLVAVDVTSGLYETRDGRSLLYVRGDAANHSDAASRIRVRAALYDGNQRVASAEALVGRVPTPEELYGAGSPEAASALRQRVDEAAVSVAPGAKAPFVVIFPERPADPSGFRLEVSLESERSQTAEAGRRME